agccgaACCGGGACAAACGAGGACCGCGTTTTGACActccgagagaaagaagacaaacggAGATAACTGTGGCTGCGTCCTTGTCATCGGGGAAGACCACCCGACAGCAGAGGGGGTGGGAGACTCCAGAGTTTGAGAGGTGGACAAGCCAGAGACTTCTGCGAGTCATCTGAAACTCACATTCGTTAAACCATCTGGAggtgaaaaacagaaactccTGCTCTACAGTCCTCGAGTACCAGTTCAGCTCTCTGCACAGATGAAGAGTATTTGCTActtcagagacagcgagagttGACAAAGAAGCGCGACGCACGCATCTAGTCAAAATGCTCGGAGACAAACGAATCTCCTTCAACTCTCACATGTCGAACTGGTCGGATGCTTAGGATCAaccgaaggagaagcgaactCCTCAGTGTGTCTGTGCCTTTTGAAAATCCAGGGATTTTGAATCTTTCGGGGAGGTTTTACGCGACTTCGTACGAATCCTTTTTCTCAATTCTTCACTTGAAAAATGTATCTCTTCGCTCGTTGTGTTTTTACAAGGAACGTCACAAGCATGTGGACGTGTGGAGAGGGTCGGAAACGTGGTGAACAGCTTCTGTACTGCCGAATTTTTTCCAAGATTCGGTGTgatcttcttttctcggtAGGGACTGGGTGCTCTCAATTTTCGTTGTGTGTTCGTTGTTTTCGCTGGCTGTTCCTGTCCGAAAAACAGTTTTGCGTGTTTCCCTTCTCGACCTCTTGGTCAGCTGTTTTAAGCTGCCGCGTTTTCCTGAGGATTCCGATCCGCTCCTCGCCAACTGACCCAAACAGGAAACCCATTTCGCgccgaacgcatgcagtcactGTGTTTTCCTAAATTCTTTTATCGGCCCAGAGCCAAGCACAAGCGAAGGCGCGCCGTGACAGAAAGACGCAGTTTCAACGAAACCGCAGCGGCGCTCTCGGACTCAAGTTCCAGGTTGCTTGCCGTGAGCGAGCTCAGTGCGTCAAGGAAAGGGATTTCCGTATGTAGTTGAAGATTTAAGACATGCCATCTTGACGTCAAGTTCACTCGGATAACCTTTCTTTTGTCGGTCTGCACGGAATCCTTTAATCTGCCTATGTTAACGGGACTGTGCATTCGGTGAAGTGGTCGTTTCCCAGATCCTTCATGAGGGTCTGTCTGCCGCTAACCTGAAAACAGTCTGATCAGCATTCATACAAATACAGATTCGCATGTGTATATCTGCACGCAAATTCATGGCCGTTGAATCCGATTGATGCAACACTTTCGCAATATTTCCCCGTGGCCCTGATCTGTGTTTGACGTTCGGCTGCTGATGTACAGTCCTCCCAGAGAAAATATTCTCTATCGCAGATGCGGACTAGTATACAGCCCTCTCAGAGGTAATCTTCTCTATTGCAGGTGGGGATTAATGCCTCTCTTTTGTTGAAGTCCATGCTGGACCCGTGGGTTTGAACGCAAGAACTGGATTGAAAGCCGAGAGAACTGTGCTGCCATCATCAGGTTTTCACGACTGTGCTGCGTCCGCGCCTCCGTGGAAACGACACCACTGGTCTCGTCTTCAGCAAGTCCGGGCAGAATCGTTCGTGCCCAGAAGTTCGGCATCCTCTTTTATTCCCCAGTTGACACTACGGGTCATAGTTTTCTTTCTTGGGGTGTCGTCTTCGCAGTCGCTGCCTTGTGACTGCGCCCCAGCAGACTCTGAATCTGTTAACCGGTTACCTGTACCTTCGAAATGGGGTTGCACTTTCACCATTTTCTTGGGAACGAAGAGTTGCTGAGAATCTTGGGAACGTTGCGTccaaagagaaaggaaaggctCTCTGCCGTGCGAATCTCGAGGTCATTAATTGGCTGAGACTGCGCCGCGGTAATCACCTCCTGTCCAGACCCACTCACTCCggttccttcgtttctctttcgtcgcaAAACAAAAAGCTAGAGAAACTCTCTGACAGAACACACTGGAGTGTCTGCGGCGTCTTTGTCCGGTGGGGACATGGGCGGCATGCAGCATGCCTGTTCTTGCCACAGAAttgcgtctctctcactcAAATCGCGAATACCTCTCGACGAAGCGTTTCTTACTTTCTTCAGTGCCGTGTCACCTGCTTATCTACCTCTCCCGTTATCTATATCGCTATATACATACAAtcgtacatacatacatacatacgtacacagatacagacatagatatatgcatatatagaaACGACTGGACACAACGAACATAGACATGGGGATAAATGCTTGCATATTTgcacagatagatagattgATGAATACATCTACCTCTTTATGTATTGATATGCGTGGAGGAAGCGTGCGTATGCGTAAGCTTGGTGTACGACACAGATGTTTTCTTGTTACGGATCTAAAGGTTCCTCATTCTGTTTTGTGGATGGATTTGTTTATATTGATGGGCCATGGCATTTAAAAGGGTTCACAGAATTCGCGGAATTTTGGATTTTCAAACGCTTCTCCTCTGGCGACTTGCGCGTTTACCTTGTGCTGAAgcagcttctctgcatgcgcgctaGGTTCCCGTCCTCGGGAGGCACTtttctcgtcgttttctgccgTGTTTTCGCGTTTTAAAGCACATGCCAGGAAACCGGgatcgttttttctttcgtcgaGGCATTTTAGCAGACTTCGTGGAAGTATTCGCTTTCCAGGAGCTGCCTTCCCTGTGTTCTCCTCTGCACCTTCGCTTCGCTGGTCAAATGAGCCTCTGTGCGCGGCAGCTTAGCAAGCGATGAGAAAAACGCACAAgatttgttttcttttcctccggTTCTGCCCCTTTCCTTGTGGCAATaaaggacggagaaaaacCACTTTTACTCCCGAGTTTCACTCCTTTCTTTCAGGTTTGGTGCCGCGCctcagaggaaaacgagccTCGAGACCGTGGAGACTGCCTTCCCCCGTGGCTATTCGATCTCCATAGCTTTTCGCGATTTGAgtgtcttctcgtttccttcttctttttcgttttcttctcttcttttccgtccGCTTGCTCCTgcgcgtttctgccttctctccgtctgtgcgttttctcttaccttttcttttctgccttcttctctcctgcttgaTTTTTGATTGATTTTTTACGCGCATGAAGCACCTCATTCTCTCGCGGGCTCGGCGTTCTCCaatgtgtctttctctcttcttcctccacctcATTTTCCCCAATCTTCCTTCCACCATTTTCCGCGGCGCCTCCTGttccctcgcgtctctcgtgaACTTGCCCTCTGTgccctttccttcctcctcctccgaGAGATTCTCTCGAAGTCTCCTTCGATCGAAAACCTAGAACTTCCTTATGCTTTGCTCGCAGCCATAGACGCCCTTCGCCAGCCGCGTAAATGCTCCACACCTCCAGTTCAgcgctctcccttcttctcctcttgtttcttcttctccttccccttctccttccccttctccttctccttccccttctcctcctccgtctccgcttTTCTGCATTTCCATGTTGCAGACTGTCTCGATCCGTGTGTCCTGCAGGCAGTGCTTTTTTCCTGTGTGAACGATGCAAAAGCCGCGCGTACcatctttctccctctcgactccgccgtcttcgcctccgccgcGTTCGCCTCGCTCGACGcattcctcgcctctcgcgcgACGGCCACTGGTCATCCACGCCTTCCTTCCGACAGATCCTCGTCTGGGgccgctgcctctctgtcctctcacCCTAGAGCTGCTCCTCTACCGCCGGctgctctgcgtcgccgtcgAGTTCGTCTGGGAGACTcgcctccctttctcctcctttctctcctttctgtccaCGCCTGCGGCGGCCGGAGGCGACAGCCTGCTGgcggcctctctcgcctgcgttTCGTCCTTTCTTCGAGACCCTGCGCCGGCGCTGGGtgcgctgcttctcggcgcagaaggacgagagacgcgcgtGGAACAGACTCACGCGCAGCCTCCGTGGGCTCTCGACAGTGAGAAAACCGGGAGGCTCCTCGTCGGGAGACACTTGCGAGAAGAAATCTTCTCCAGAGCGTCCTCCCGCCTGCAGGAGGCCGAGTCTCCGTTCACTGTGCACAGGCGACGCCggggcgagagacgcagcgaaggcaggggaagaaacgcgcggagagaaaagattGCGAGAGAACATGAGAGACCCGATTCATGTCGAGCTGAAAAAACGAATCGAGAGCCACAAAACGACGCGTCGTACGCTTGCCTCGTCGAATCTGCCGTCGGCGACGCACTGgtgagaagcgagagagaccccaagagaagggggaggattgacgtgcatgcattcgaAAGTGCCACTCAGAAAACCGTTTCGTCTCAAGAGGAGTTTCTGTCTCGGAGGGTCTTTCGCGAGTAAGGagctgttttttttttcaaaACGAAACGGCCTTCACGGACCCTGCGTGCGTTTCAGCGGACTGATTTTACGAGAGACTGAAACTGAGTTGATGCTCTGTGCAGGACTTCTACCTCTGGACAGACAATGACGTCTTTTCGAATTtcactcttcctctcctcactCACTCCCTAGGAGCCGTCGATGGCAGACTTGTGGCCTACATCACGCGGACCTCtcggctctcttctctctctccgagctctctgtcccctcgctcctcttctctctctcctcctgcctCTAGCTCATCTTCTACGCCTTCCTCCaactctgcttctcgcctcgcttcttctctgtcgtctcgcTGCGGGGAAGGCGGACAGGCCGAACGGAGTGCCTGGAAGCGAGACGGCGGGCgtgaggagagcgaaggagacaagcggagaggaaagaaatggggagaggagggagagaaccactcgaggacgaagcagcgCAGAAGGGCAGACGAGGCTGCGGTGCTGAAGAACTTGCAGCAGGCGATCTgtgctctcgcctccctgCTTGAACAGCGCGGAaacgtcttcttcggaggaaaagaaggaaaaccgTGTCTCCTTGACATTCgcgcctttgtcttcttcgccgtacTCTTCTCGATTCCCCTCCCCGGTAGGACTCGCGTTAAGTTGGTCAGAACGCGCGAgcgacaaaagagagaagagcaaagtCAAGCGAGAGATACACAGCAAAAAAGTCACGACAAAGCGCTCTCCTGTCGGTCGAtgagaaggcggcgaaaaCCTTCCCGTTCGTATTTTTGAACAAACTTCCAGTTTTAGACCTTTGCAAGAGTTCGCCTGTATGAACAATTATCGAGCATATTCAAATTCGTATCGACATTGGAGAGACAAATACATACTCGCAcacagatatatgtatatgcttgtccacatatgtacatgtgaATACATGTACGTTGTCAAACCCAAACATTAGGAACGTATGGATGGAAAGAGAACCAACTGCTCAGTCACACAAGCATGGAcgcatgtgtatgtgtatctATTTTCGCGCATCAGCAGTGAGCCCATGCagcatttgtgtgtgtgggCGTGGATGTTTTCGTGGACTTCAGATCGGTGGCACATCGAGGAGGTGCTTCTGGGAAGTCCGGGGAGCAGCGCCTTGGTCCAGTTTtgcctgcgcatgcacggcgCGTTTCCAGTCTGGCCAGGAGAGCCgatttcctttctgttcGGAGTTCGGAGCAGCGTGGCGCGACGGACTCTCTCCCGAGAGAaaatctctctttctccgcaaCTGGACGCCCTCTGCAAGTGCCACAGatggcgacgaggagagagagaagagagcaagcgagagcacagaggggaggagaacgaggaagagaacagagaagagaagggagaaggggCAAGTGACCTGCCTCGCGGGGGCTCTGCCGTTCGGAAGTTCCTTGACTTCGCGAATgattccctctctctctgttcgagAGAAGTCTCCACGTTTGGAGGCGTCGCGatggttctctctctcaccctTCTCACGCTCTATGCCACCAAAAGATAGAGAAGCAGACAtgcgaaaacgagagagaaaaagagacagggaaagcgacaaagagagaaggaacgaggcaagaagcgacgaaacgcGCGAGAGCAAGAAACCAAGAAAGAGGGCCGcatctcctctctgcagggTTCCTTTACATTCCGTCTTGCCAGGTTTCGAGGCGTCTGCGTgctcgagaaaaagaaaaaaatgcAGCTATCCAAAAAAACACTGAGGTGTCTCGGCTCTTCGCCAGTCCCGGTTCTGTTAAAATTTGCCTTTCGCAAGCCTGCCTCTCGGCAGTTCAACGAATTCCCTCAAAACTTCTTCATGACCGACTCTCAAAGAGTTTCGCCAGACCCAGATAAAAAGAACAACTCTGCGAAAAAACATCTCCCCACTCCCACACACCTCTGCACACAAGCATACATTCACGTACAAAGCTCCCTGTGCGTATCTATGTCTAAAATTATTTACATATTCATGTATCCAGTTTCTATCTGTAGATATCTAAGCGCCAGTATCGAAATACCTATATTTCTACTTACATGCAGAAAGGTGtacagatacagatataaatgtgcgcatgtatatatatatatatatatgtatatgtatatatatatatatatatatatatatatacgcatacatGGAGAGATAGGTGCGtggcttttcttttccagagaaaaaggagcaGAGTAGTTTGAGAAAGAGATGGGGAGAAGGAGTGAAAACGAGAAGTGTagtgtttctccttctctcgggATCCGTTATTTCGCAGACCGGGCCCCTCAGCATGTCAAACCCCTTCAAAAAAACAGATAGGTGTATtctatatgtatacatgagTAAttaaatatacatacacatatatatatgcatatttatatatttttttttatatttatatttatatatttatgtacatggaatgcatgcacgtacATGGCAGATATGCGTTCTTGTGCCTGTTCTGTgcgcgcgcgcgagaagaaaacgcgcgcTTCGTGTGGCGTTTGTGTTGACCGTTGCCTGTCCTTTCGCTGCGTTGTTTGttcggagagaggagactcaACGAGACAGTCTACAGACATCCCGCTTCCCAGTCCTTTTCTGAGACGAGCCACTCGCCAGGCATCTCGAcgtcggagagagagacactggaaACGCTTTCGTCATCCGTGCTGCTGGTCATTCTCGCGTcatctctgctttctttctcgccctctgggcctttcgtcttcctcgtctctcctctctcttcggagGAACTACACAAGTCCTCTTCAGACGCAGGAACCGGCAGACGCGCGTGACGGCGCCTCGGGGACAGAGGTGTAGATACACTGGAGAGCCGCacgctgcagagaggaagagaagagaggagtcGCATGAAAGAGTGACGACGAGAACTGATAATacaggcgacgaagaaggaccgaaaaagggagaagaaggaccgaaaaagggagaagaaggagcgaaaAATGTAGAAGAAGGAccggagaagggagaagaagcgagagtggaataccgagagaagagcgcgagacACTGGTATgtgagacagaaaaagaagacagaagagaaacccaggcaaacggagaaaacgcaacGACCCCTTGTCCACTTGAAAAAGGAAGATGTGGGCAAGCAAGCAtcgaagacgaaaaacggagagtAACACCCGCGGAAACTCAGAGAAGTGACATGTAGAAGCAAGGAAgagcaacagaaaaaaagaaaacttGCATGTGACCGTCCATCGATACGCGAAATGTGAATTTTGTCTATGAACTTGTGAGCTTTGCCGGTTGATGAGATTCGCATTCTAAacacaggaagagagacctGGTTCTCCCGTTTTAGCTCTAGACCAAAGCGCGAGTCCTTCGGACCCTCCATCTTTCCTCGTGTCTTCGac
This genomic interval from Toxoplasma gondii ME49 chromosome VIIb, whole genome shotgun sequence contains the following:
- a CDS encoding hypothetical protein (encoded by transcript TGME49_255440), with the translated sequence MQKPRVPSFSLSTPPSSPPPRSPRSTHSSPLARRPLVIHAFLPTDPRLGPLPLCPLTLELLLYRRLLCVAVEFVWETRLPFSSFLSFLSTPAAAGGDSLLAASLACVSSFLRDPAPALGALLLGAEGRETRVEQTHAQPPWALDSEKTGRLLVGRHLREEIFSRASSRLQEAESPFTVHRRRRGERRSEGRGRNARREKIAREHERPDSCRAEKTNREPQNDASYACLVESAVGDALDFYLWTDNDVFSNFTLPLLTHSLGAVDGRLVAYITRTSRLSSLSPSSLSPRSSSLSPPASSSSSTPSSNSASRLASSLSSRCGEGGQAERSAWKRDGGREESEGDKRRGKKWGEEGENHSRTKQRRRADEAAVLKNLQQAICALASLLEQRGNVFFGGKEGKPCLLDIRAFVFFAVLFSIPLPDRWHIEEVLLGSPGSSALVQFCLRMHGAFPVWPGEPISFLFGVRSSVARRTLSREKISLSPQLDALCKCHRWRRGEREESKREHRGEENEEENREEKGEGASDLPRGGSAVRKFLDFANDSLSLCSREVSTFGGVAMVLSLTLLTLYATKR